CAGTATTCCGCCGGCGAGCTTCCCGCCGGCAAATACCGGGTGCGCGCCACCGCCTCGGCCTTCCTGCCCTCGTTGCGCGAGAACGTGCAACTCGCCGCCGGCGCTCACCAGCTCGTCAACCTCACACTCAACACCCTGTTCGAAGCCATCCAGTTGCTGCCGCAGCGGCGCGGCGCCGCGACCGACGACGAAGAATGGAAGTGGACATTGCGCTCGGTAGGGAATCGTCCCATCTTGCGTGTGCTCGATGATGGACAGTCGGTGGTGGTCGCGAGTTCCGAGCGCGAAGACGATCGCCGGCTCAAGGCGCACGTGACCTTCGTGGGCGGCGCCGAGGCGGCGGGCTTTGGCTCGAGCGCCGATGCCAGTACCCACTTCTCGCTCGAGCAGTCCATGTTCTCCTCGGGCACACTCGCCTTCCGCGGCAACGTGGGCTACGGCAACGGCACGCCCGGCGGGGTGATCCGCGCCAGCTACGCGCAACAGATGGGCAGCTCGCGTCCGGAGATCGCGCTCACCGCGCGCCGCTTCGCGCGCGGAGCCAACGCGCCGCAGTATGGCGCCCTCGAAGCCTTCTCGCTCACCGCCAGCAATACCATGACGGTCACCGAGACCATCGAGATCACCGCCGGCAGCGAGTTCCAGACCGTGCAGTTCGCGCGCCACGTGAGCACGCTACGTCCCTTTGGGACGGTGGACGTTCACCTCACGCCCGACACCGTGCTGGAATATCGCTACGCCAGCTCGCAGCCCTCAGCGATGATGCGCGCGGCCAAGGGTTTTGACACCGCGCCGGCTGACCTCACCGAGGCTGGTCCGCGGATGTCGCTCGAGGGGGACCGTCCCGTACTCGAGCGCGCGCGCCACCAGGAGCTTTCGCTCTCGCGCCGCTTCGGTAACACCCGCCTGCAAGCCGCCGGATACATCGACCACGTCGCGGACGCCGCGCTCGTGGGCGTGGGCAACGTCTCGGGCGATACCGGCGACTTTTTGCCCGACGTCTACTCCAGCACCTTCACCTGGAATGGCGGCAACCTGGATACCAGCGGCGCACGGCTCGTCTTACAACACCGTTTTTCCGATGAGCTCACCGCCACGCTGGCCTACGCCACCGGCGGCGTGATCGCGATCGGTGGTGAGGGCATGGACTGGCATGATATGCAGCGCGCGCTGCGCAATGAGCGGCGGCACGCCATCGCGGCGAAGTTCTCTGGCCGGCTGCCGCGCAGCGGCACACGCTGGATGGCAAGCTATCGCTGGACCAATGACCTCGCGAGCGGGGGACACGCGCTCACGCCCGTCGATTGGTTCGACGCCTCGCCCGGGCAGGCCGATCCCTACTTCAGCGTCTTTATCCGGCAACCCGTTCCGGCTATGGCCTTCCTGCCGGAGCATATGGAGTTGCTGGTCGACGTCCGGAACCTGCTGGCGCAAGGATACGTCCCGGTCGTGGGACGCGATGGGCAGACGCTGTACTTGGTGCAGGCGGCACGCTCGGTGCGTGGCGGCGTGGCGTTCAGTTTCTAGTCGCAACCTGAAGATCTAAAACGAAAGCCCCGCTCGCGGGGCTTTTCTGTTTGCTGTTGACTTAGAACGCTAAATGCTCAGCGCTTGCGCTTCGCGTCGTCGCGCTCGTACACCGGATCGTCGGAGAGGCCGAGGAAGCCACCCGCCTCGTACGAACTGGGTTGGGGCGCGGGAACGTCGCCGGCGGAGCCGGGCTGTGCCGCAGCTTTCGTCCGCATGGTGATGACCAGGATCTGGTGGTTGTCGCGCGCCGGCGCGAGCACGGCCGCGGCCGAGTTGGTGGCGCCGTCGCGCGTAAGGTCCAGCGCCGAATCGAGCGCGTCATTATTATTCCCGTGCGCGTGCTCGACGTTGGGCACGTGCGCGGCGAGCGCGGCGGCGGTCTCGCGATCGAAAGCAGTCCATCTCATAGACAAGTCTTTTTTAGCAGATCTCTTTCCTAGCACATCATGGACGAGTGGCGGCTGTAAGGTGAGATGCCGGATGGGCCAGTGGCGCTGCCTGGCGGCATCACCACACGAGCAAGACCAGGCTCCCATTCGACTGCGCTGAGGGAAGGCTGAGAGCGTGGGGCACCCGGCGAGGTCCGGCTAGCGTCCGATGATGATCAGAACTCCGGCGGCAATCGCAAGGATGGCCATGACAATGCCCAGGGCCGAAAAGCTGAGGTGGAGGATCGGTATCAGCCCCGTCGCTATGAGCCAGACGGCCAGCAACAGCATGCCAAAATTCTTAAAGATTTTCATCGCCAGACCTCTTTGCGGAAGAGAGCCCCGTTGAGCAGGGCAGCCAAGTTGATTCTACGCCGCTTCCGCCGGCCGGCTCCGGAAGCTGGCCGCGCTGGCGCTTTTTCGGCGCGACTGAAGTCCCGCCTTCCGAAGGTTCGTCAAGGTAAAAAGGTGGTGAGCGCGGAAGGAATTGAACCTTCAACCTACTGATTAAGAGTCAGTTGCTCTGCCAATTGAGCTACGCGCCCACGATGTCTGGGAAGGACTTCCGCAGGAAGGCACAACGATTATAACAAACCGGTTTCGTGGCGGGCCATTCTCGGCACTCGCAAGCCGGATGCTTCGGGACCGAGACCCGCGCTGGAGAGAACGCGCGGGGCCCTCGGTCGCCTCAGCATGACACCTCACATACGTTGGTGGGCGCTCAGCATGACCAACCGATGGGTTCGCGTGGCGCGCTCCCCGCGGTGCAAGCCCAAGGTGTTCAAGATTGCACAGTCTGGCCGCGCACCGGGGCGTACAAGCGGAAGCAGCGGCGCGCAGTCCGAAGGCGCCGCGCCGGAGGAGTAATCATGCAACGACTGCATCGGTACCTGGTGTCGTTCCTGCTATTTGCGGCCCTGATCGTGCCCGTCGGGCTACAGGCCAAGGACCACTGTCCCGCGCGCGAAGGGAAGCACGGCTACTGGGACAGCGACCACAAGGAGTGCCATTACTGGAACGACCGCGAAGACCATTCCTATAAGACCTGGCAGACGGAAAACAAGGTCGACCGGGCGTACGCCAGGCTGCGGGCGAAGCAACAGCGGGCGTACTGGAAGTGGCGCCACGAACATCCGGACGACAACGACCATCGCTAGGGCGATGACGTCATAAACATTGACGTCATGAACATTTAAAGATGACGTCATAGAACGGAAACCTGAGATGCTTCGCGACCGACACCCCGGCTGGAGAAAACGCCGGGGCCCCTCGGTCCCTCAGCATGACCCTTCAGTAGGGGACGCGGCGTTGCGCTGAGCTGCGCTGATCCCCCTTCGTAGCGCTGATGAACCCCGCCATGGGGTACGCGTCGGGATGTGACCGGCTGCCGGCGCTATCCGGCAAAGCCGTTTCCCGTATAATGAAGGATTCCGCACGGCATTCTGCACCCCCATTTTGGAGCCTTCTACAAACCCATGATTCGTTTCCTGCAGACACCCAGCCTCGCCAAGAAGGTGATCCTTGGCGCCATGCTCCTGTTCATCTGCCTTGCCATGGTGATCACGCTGATCCCGGGCACGGGGCTCGACTTCTTCAGCACCAGCAGCCCGACCGCGGCGGGCGTGTATGCCACCGTGGGCGACGAAGAGGTCACGACGGCCGAGATCCAGAAGCAGGCGCAGAAGCAGGCGCAGGCGCAGGGATTGCCGGTGCAGTTCGTCTCCTTCCTGGTGCCGCAGGTGGCGGAGAGGATCGTGAGCCAGAAAGCGCTGCTGGTGGAGGCGCATCGCCTCGGCTTGAAGGTGACCGACGACGAGCTGCGCGACGAACTGCGCAATGGTCCCGTCGGGCCCACGCTCTTTCCTAAAGGCCAGTTCATCGGCCAGCAGAAATACGAGCAGCTGCTGCAAGAGAATGGTTACACCGTGCCGGACTTCGAACGCGCGATCAAGGATGACCTGCTCATCCGCAAGCTGCAGGCCATGGTGCAAGGCGGCGCCACCGCGTCCGAAGAAGAGATACGGCAGGCCTTCTTGCGGCAGAACGTGAAGATCAAGTTCGATTACGCGGTCATCACTCCCGACATCATCGCCAAGCAGATCGCTCCGACGGAAGCCGAACTGCGCAAGTTCTATGAGGCCAGCCTGCCGCGGCTCAAGGACTCGCTTCCGGAACAGCGCCGAGTAAAGCTCGCGGTGCTGGATGCAGCGAAGGTCGCGGCGCAAGCGAAGCCTACGCCGGAGGACCTGCAACGCTATTACAACGACCATCGCGAACAATTCCGCGTGCAGGATGAGGTGAACGTAAGACACATCCTGGTCAAGACGCCGGCGCCGGGGCCGGACGGCAAGGCCGATGCGAACGCGGAAGCGGCGGCGCGCGCCAAGGCGGAGGGCTTGCTGCAACAACTCAAGGCGGGCGCGGATTTTGCCGCACTGGCAAAGAAGGCGTCCGACGATACGGGCAGTGCCGTGAACGGCGGCTCGCTGGGGTGGATCGGCAAAGGACGCACGGTGCCGGAGTTCGAGCAGGCGGCTTTTTCGCTGCAACCGGGCCAGACGAGCGGGCTGGTGAAGAGCCAGTTCGGCTTTCACATCCTGAAGCTCGACGACAAACGCTCCGCGCACGTGCAGACGCTGGAAGAAGTGAAAGACCAGATCGAGCCGGTGGTGCAGCAGGAACGCGCGGAAAAACTCGCCGAGCAAGCAGCGAACAAAGGGTTGAGCGCGGCGAGATCGGAAGGGCTCGAAGCCGCCGCGGCAAAGAATGGCTTGACCGTGACGACCACCGCCTTCTTCGATCAGAGGGGCACGGTGCCGGGCGTGGGCGAAGCGCCGGACTTCAACGAAGCGGTGTTCGCGGCGAAGGAGAAGTCGCCGCCGCAGATGGCCAAGATCCCGCAGGGCTATGCCATCTTCCAACTCGACGCGGTGAAACCGCCGCAGACGCCCACCTTCGAGCAGGTGCGGGCGCAGCTCGAAGCGCAGTACCGGCAGGAGCGCATGGCGTCCCTGATGGAGCAGAAGGCCCGCGAACTCTCCGACCGCGCGCGCGCGTTGCACGGCCTGAAACAGGCGGCGAAGGAAGTGGGCGCCGAATTCAAGACCAGCGAGCTGGTGGGCGCGGGTAGCCAGGTGCCGGACATCGGGCAGATCTCGAACATCGAGCCGGCACTCGGACTGAAGCCGGGCGAGATCAGCGATCCGATGCAGGCGGGACGCAACTCCGTGGTCGTCCAGATCGTCGAGCGGCAAGAGCCTTCGGCGGCGGAGCTGGCCGCCAAGCGCGACGAGACGCGCGAGCTGGTGCTGCAGCAGAAGCGTGGCGAGGTCATGGCCGTGTTCGCCGCCGGCGTTCGTCAGCGCATGGAGAAGGATGGCAAGATCAAGTACAACAAGGCCGAGCAGGAGCGGCTGAGCAAGCGTCCGGGCGCCCTGGGCAGCTAGGCGTCGGGCCTTTTACAGCTCGTCCTTAATCACAGATGGATGCCCGCTTCCAATGTGCCGGGTGTGGCGAGTGGAATGAGACCTCTGCCGACGCCGGCGGTGGCCGCAAGCAGCGCTACGTGGAAGATTGCCAGGTGTGCTGCAAACCGAACGTCCTCACCGTGGAATGGGACGCTGACGCAGACGCCTTCCTGGTCGCTGCCGAACTCGAGGCCTGAACGCGTCTACTCGTCTTTCTTCTTTAGTCCATCAGTCATGATGCTTTGATCCCATCACTGCTGGACCTGCATGCTTCACCTGCACGTCAGCCGCATCTACAATCGTCTGTCGTTCATTACTCACCCCATATGCCATTTGAGCGCGCCTCCGGGATACTGCTGCACCCCACGTCACTGCCGTCTGCGGGCGGCATCGGCGACCTGGGGCCGGAGGCGCATCGCTTTGCCGATTTTCTGGGCGCGGCGAAGCAGGGGATATGGCAGGTGCTGCCGCTGGGGCCGTGCGGCGCTGGAAACTCGCCGTATTCGGCGACCTCGGCGTTCGCGGGGAATCCGCTGCTCATCTCGCTCGAGCGCCTGGCGGAGCGAGGCTGGATCGCCGGCGAGCGGCTGGCGGGGCTGGCCGTCGAGACGCGCGGCGCCGGAAATGTGGACTTCCAGAGAGTAAGCACTAGCAAGCGGCCGCTGCTGCATGAGGCGGCGCGGAATTTTGTCCGCGGCGGCGGTGACGCCGCGCGCGCACGCTTCGAGCGCTTTCAGCAGGCCAACGCGTGGTGGCTCGACGACTTCGCTCTCTTCGACGTGTTGCGCGAGCGCAACCAGCAGCGGACGTGGCGCACGTGGCCGCGCGAGCTGGCGCGCCGCGAGCCGCTCGCCATCGCGCGCTCGCGCCACGACTTTGCCGACGACATCGCGGTGAGCAAAGCGATGCAGTTCGCTTTCTTCGAGCAGTGGGCCGCGTTGCGGGCACACTGTCGCACCCACGGCATCAAGATCGTGGGCGATGTGGCCATCTTCGTGAGCTATGACTCGGCCGACGTCTGGATGCATCCCGAACTGTTTGAATTGAACGAGGAGCTGGAACCGACGCATGTGGCCGGCGTGCCGCCCGATTTCTTCAGCAAGACGGGACAGCGCTGGGGGAATCCGCTGTACCGCTGGGAGGCGCTGCGCGCGAGCGGCTACGACTGGTGGGTGCGGCGGCTGCGTTGGGCGCTCGCGAGCAGCGACATCATCCGGCTCGACCACTTCCGCGGCTTCGAAGCCTACTGGCAGATACCGGCGGCAGAGAAAACGGCGGTCAACGGAAGCTGGATCGCGGGTCCGCGCGACGAACTGTTCCACGCGCTGCGCGAACAGCTTGGCGACCTGCCCTTCATCGCGGAGGATCTTGGGTTCATCACGCCGGAGGTCCACCAGATGCGCGCGCGGCTGGGCATCCCCGGCATGCGCGTGATGGAGTTCGGATTTGGCGATCCGGGCGCGCACATCTACCTGCCCCACCGCTTCGAGCGCAACACCGTGGTCTATACCGGGACGCACGACAACGCGACCATCCGCGACTGGTGGGAGCACTACGCCACGCCGGGCGCGCGCGCGGCCGCGCGCGCGTATCTCGGCGAGCACGCGGATGGCGTGCACTGGGCGTTCATCCGCGCGGCGGCGGATTCGGTGGCGGACCTGTGCATCGTGCCGCTCGGTGACGTGCTGGGGCTGGGAGCGGAGGGGCGGATGAATGTCCCCAGCGAAGCGGATGGGAATTGGGCGTGGCGTTTCCGCCGCGACGACTTGACGCCCGAGCTGGCGCAGAAGCTGGCGGAGTTGGCGACGGTGTGCGACCGCGCGCCGCTACCAGCCGCGCAGGAGCGCGACGGGGAAGCGCGCGAAGAGTTCGCGGCATAAGAGCGAACGCGCCGGCGATTGGCGGACGATCTCTCCGGTCAACACATTCTCGAACTCTGGTGCCGCGCCCGGCGGCAGCGCGAGTTCGGCCGCGCCCCAGTCGTCACCCAGCGGCGCGCGCATCTCGCCCCGCATCAGCGTGTGACTGAAGCGCGGGACGGCGACGAGCGCCGAATCCTTTTCGTGCGTCCGCAGGAACGCGATCAAGTGCTCCACCTTTTCGACGCTGCCATAGAGCGGGCGGTAGGCGCCGGCGGAGAACAATTCCTTGTGGTCACGGCGGAAGGCGAGGGCGCGCATGGTGGTCCAGAGCTTGGCGCGTCCGTCATGATAGCCGCGCAGGAGATCTTCGGGAAGTTCGGCGACGGTGGCCGATGACCGCTGCGTGAGCTCGCTCAGATCACGCTGCCGGGTGGTGAAATCCACGGCGCGGCGATTATCCGGATCGACGAGTGAGAAGTCGAACAGTTCCTGTCCTTGATAAAGGTCCGGGACGCCGGGCGCGGTGAGCTTGAGCAGCGTTTGTGCGAGCGAGTTCAGCGCGCCGAAAAACGCCACCGGCGCGGTGAAGCGTTCGAGCTCCTCGCGAAAGCGGTTGGGCCGCGCGGCGGTGCCGGGCGCAAGCAGGCGAGCGATGAATTCGTCGACCGCTTCCACGTACTCCGGGTTGGGATTGATCCAGCTCAGGTTCACCTTGGCTTCGTGCAGCGCCTTGGCCATGTACTGCTGGATGCGCGCGGCGTACTTCTCCGAGTGCTCGTCGAGCAGGAAGGGCAGCGTGCCCACGAGCGTCTGGTAGAGCAGATACTCCTCGTTGGGATCGGGGGCGCTGAGGCCATCGGACAGCACGGGCTTCTTGGAATCGTTCATCCGGCGCCAGCGGGTGGCGACCTGCGACCACTGCTTGGGCATCTCTGATAACACGTTGAGACGCGCGCGGACATCTTCGCTGCGCTTGGTGTCGTGCGTAGAAGTCGCCAGCAGCGAATACGGCGAGCGCTCGAGGCGCTGCAGGTTGGCGCGGTGGAACTCCTCCACCAGACTCCCGAACGCCTTGGGCGTGCCGCCCACCTCGTTCACCGAAACGAAGCGGTTGTAGACGTAGCACGCGGTGTCTTCCAGTCCCTTGGCCATCACCGGCGCGGTGAGCTGCTGGAATTTGAGCCCGAAGTAAAGCCGGTCGCCGTAGTCGTGGGCGGCGGGATTGATGCGCAGCAGCAGCGTGTCGCGCAGGAAATCGAAAAGCGGCGCGGGCAGGCCGGGGTTGCGGCGCTTGGCGCGCACGATGGCTTCGGCGATGGTCCCGCGATCGCGCTCGCTGATGTTCCCCCGTTCGTCGATGTAGGTGCGATAGACGGGGAAGCAGGCAATGGTCTCGACGATGGCTTCTTCCAGCGTTCCGAGGGTGAAATCGCGGGCGCGCCGGTCGCGCGCACAGATCTCCGAGAGCATGTGGGTGAGCACGGCAACCTCGCTCGAGAGCGCGGTATCCATGATGAGTTTCTTGCACTCGTAGATGAGCGTGTCGACGTCGGACGAGATGCCGGTGAAGCGGTGATAGAGGTTGGTGAAGGCGCGCGCGGAGCGCCGCTGGATGAAGATGCCGTTGACGAGATTCGCGAACTCGTAGCCTACGGTGCCGTCCACGCGCCATTCGCCGGGCAAGTCCTCACCGGGGCCGAGGATCTTTTCGACGAGCGCGTACATGGGCGCGAGGTTGCCGGTCCACTCGTGCTGGCCAAAGACCTGGGCGACGCCCTGCTCGATACCGTTCTCGCCGACCGGCGGACACGGCACCGCGCCGCAGCACTGGCTGGCGGCGTAGAGCATCTGGGTGCGCGCGAAATATTGTGGCGGATTGAACAGGCCGTCGGGATGGTCGAAGCGCAGGCCCTGGATCAGTCCGTCGGCCAGCAGGCGGCGCAGCAGGCGATGCGTGGCCTCGAAGACGCGCGAGTTCTCCATGCGGACGCCGACCAGTTCGTTCACGTCGAAAAATCGCCGGTAGTTGATCTCTTCCGCGGAGACGCGCCAGTGTGCCAGGCGATAGGCCTGCGCTTCCAGCAATCCGTGCAAGCGGTCGAAGCTGCGCGGGTCGCCCGGCTTTCCGTTGCTGCGCGCGAGCGCACGGGTGAACAGCTCACGGACGGCCGTGGAGTGTTCCGCCAACGCAGCCAGGCGACGCTTCAGCTCGGGCGCGGCCTGGCGACGTTGTTCGACCAGGCGTGGCTCGCGCGCGATGTGCGGCGGCAGCGCGCGCAACTCTTCGAGCAGCTCGCGCAGATGCGCGAGCGCGCCGAGAGAGCGCGGGTCGTTAGTCTGAACATCGCGGGCGTCTTGATCCGGCAAGTCGTGAAAGAGGAGCGGCAGCGTCTGCGGATCGAAGGGCAGGACTTTGTCGAAGTAGCGCAGGCGGAACGCGCCCTCCGCAAATTCAACCGTAAGCTTCCCAGCTTCGAGTTCGGCGCCGTACTGGTCGCCGAGGATAGGGAGCAGGACCTTCCCGGCGAGCTCAGGCTTGAGCGGCTTCCAATCGATATCGAAATAGTCGGAGTACTCGGAGGCAGGGCCGTTCTCGAGCACATCCGTCCACCACGGGTTCGTGCCCGGGCCGATGGCCATGTGGTTGGGAACGAAATCGAGGATGAGCCCCATGGCGCGCGCGCGCAGCTCGTCGGCGAGCGCGGCGAAGTCTGCATAGGTGCCGAGCTCGGGATTGATCTGGTTGTGGTCGGTGATGTCGTAGCCGTGCTGGCTGCCGGCACGCGCCTGCAAAATGGGCGAAGCGTAGCAATGCGTAACGCCGAGTGCGTGCAGGTAAGGCACGAGCGCGCGGGCGTGGGCGAAGCGGAAGCCGGCGTGGAACTGCAGGCGATAGGTCGAGACCGGCCGCAACTGGCGCTTGCGTGCCGCCAGACGGTCGAGACATTCCGCTAGTCCTGCGATTTCCGGCGTGAGCGTGGGCGCGCCGGTACGCACATCGGTTGTCACGGGAAGTTAGATGCAAGGTGCGGCAGCCATCGTAACCGATTGCGAGATAGAAAGTCAGGTGTGAGATTGCGGTTGGGGATGGCGCAGCGCGCAGGCCGGGCCGCCGGTGTGGCGCTCGAAGAATGCTTGCAGCGCGGCGCCGATGGTGGCCAGTTCGGCGGCGGGAAGCGTGGACTGCATCGGCTCGAAGAGCTCGCGCTCTTCCTTGCGGACATGGTCGTGGAGGAGCTGGCGGAAGCGCAGCAGGTCGCCGGACGAGAGCTGGCTGGATCCCGCGGCGATGAACCAGGCGCGCAGTTGGGCGTGGTCGGAGAGGAGTTCAGCGACGAGGATTTGAAGTCCGTCGAGCCTCTGCGCGGCGGGGAAGACGAGTTCTTCCTCCGACTGGAAGTGCCAGCGGATCTCGGCCTGCCATGCGGCGGCGACTTCGCGGTTCCAGTGCTGGAGGTCGAGGTGTCCGGACTTGTGCGCGCGCTCGATGTAGACGCAGAGCGCGAGGGCGTCGTGATGCTGCTGGGAGAGCGGGATGAGGGCGGGGTCGCGGCGCATGCAGACATTATCGCGCACTCCTCTCTCTTAACTCACATCGCGTACTCATATCGCGCACGCACCGGAGGTGGACGACGGTTACACTATGTAGCTCACCTGAGGAGGGTCACACCGTGCGTAAGCGTGTCTGCTTTACTCTGCTGGTCACATTCTGGTTGCTGCTGGCGGTGATGAGCCCGGTTTATTCGGCGAGCCAGGTGCAGTACAGACTCAAACAGAAGAATAGTGACTCGGTGTTGACTGGTCCCGCACGGCTTTACTAAAAGGCCGACTGCCCTGAAAATGGATGACTCTCCCGGCGGACGCCGGGCGAACAGGAGCCCGCATGCCGACCAGCGGTGAGATCATCCGCATGATGAATTACGTGGACGACCTTGGCACCACGATGCGCCGCATCAGCGCGAACATCCCATTCATGGGCGACGAGGAGAAGAAGAAACTCGCCGAGTACATGCGCAAGCAGGAGGCGCAGCTCAAGGCGCTGATCGATGTGCTGGAAAAAGGCGGGAACAACTGATGGCGGAGGTCGGCACGGTTTCCGTGATCGGCGCCGGCATCATGGGGCGCGGCATCGCGCACGCGGCCGCGCTCGGCGGCTATCGCACCATCCTGGAAGACATTCTTCCCGCCTCGCTGCGCAAGGCGGAGAGCGAGATCCGCGCCAACCTCGATAAGGCGGTCGAGCTGGGCAAGGTCTCGCAGCAGGATGCCGACGCCGCCTTCGGACGCATCGAGTATGCCGGTTCGGTGGAGGAAGCGGCGCGTGCCGCCGACCTGGTGATCGAGGCGGTGCCGGAGGAGTTGGAGTCGAAGATCGAGATCTTCACCTTGCTCGATAAGGTCTGCGCGCCCAACACCATCCTGGCGACGAACACTTCGTCGCTCTCGGTGACCGAGATCGCCAGCGTGACCTATCGCGCGAAGCGCTGCGTAGGCATGCATTTCTTCAATCCGGTACACAAGATGAAGTTGCTCGAGATCGTGCGCGCGCTCGAGACTGACGATGAGACGGTCGAGGCCGCCGTCCACGTGGGCCGGCGCATGGGCAAAGATGTGGTGGTCATCAAGGAGGCGCCGGGGTTCATCACCAGCCGCATCAACGCCATGATCGGCAATGAGGCGTTCTACATGTTGCAGGAAGGCGTCGCGTCGGCTTCCGACATCGACAAGGCGCTAAAGCTTGGGTTGAATCATCCCATGGGGCCGTTCGAGCTGGTGGACCTGGTCGGACTCGATACCCGTCTCCACATTCTGGAATATCTGCACCGGTCGCTGGGGGAGAAGTTCCGGCCGTGTCCCTTGCTGGTGCAGTACGTCAAGGCGGGACGGCTGGGCAGGAAGTCAGGACGCGGCGTCTATGATTATCCGGAGGCAGCCAAGCCAGCGGCGAAGTAGCACGTCCCAGCCTGCTGTAGTCCCGTCCCACCGTCCCACAAAGCCCGAAAAATGACCCTCACTTTCTAGCGCCTCAGGGGTCTAAGAAAGGGAACCGGGCCGCCGTCGGCCCCGTATCCTTTATTAGCCATGCGCGCGCTGATCGACATCTTCGGGCAGACGCTTCGCACCCTGTGGGCGCACAAGCTGCGCTCGTTCCTCACCATGTTCGGCATCGCGTGGGGCGTGTTCTCGCTGCTGCTGCTGGTCGGACTGGGCGAAGGTTTCCGTACCGGGAATCAGAAGCAGATGGCGACCATCGGCGAGAACATCATGTTCTTCTTCGGCGGACGCATCCCGGCGGCGGAGGGCAGCCACACCGCGAGCCGCACCTACCAGCCGACCTACCAGGATTACCTCTCCATCAAGAACCAGGCGCATGAGGTGGCGGAGGTCGCGCCCATCCTGAACCGCGGCGACATCCGCGTGATCTACGAGAGCCAGAGCACTAACGGACAGGTGTTCGGCGTGACCTCGAATTACAACCACATCCGCTTCATGCCGGTGGACAACGGGCGCTGGCTGAACGAGTCCGATGACGCCGACCAGCATTACGTGGCGGTGCTGGGCGCCGAGATGTACAAGAACCTGTTTGCCGGCAAGCCCGCGCTGGGGCAGGTGGTAACGCTCAACGGCTACCGCTTCACCGTGATCGGCACGGTGAAAAAGATGCGCGGCGAATCGAGCGCCACGGACATGCGCGTGTTCATCCCGTTCAGCGTGATGCACGAGCACTTCCCGCTGAAAGACGCGCAGAAGGCCGATTCCATCACCTACATCAATTATCAGCCCAAGGATCCGAACCGGC
The Acidobacteriota bacterium DNA segment above includes these coding regions:
- the treY gene encoding malto-oligosyltrehalose synthase codes for the protein MTTDVRTGAPTLTPEIAGLAECLDRLAARKRQLRPVSTYRLQFHAGFRFAHARALVPYLHALGVTHCYASPILQARAGSQHGYDITDHNQINPELGTYADFAALADELRARAMGLILDFVPNHMAIGPGTNPWWTDVLENGPASEYSDYFDIDWKPLKPELAGKVLLPILGDQYGAELEAGKLTVEFAEGAFRLRYFDKVLPFDPQTLPLLFHDLPDQDARDVQTNDPRSLGALAHLRELLEELRALPPHIAREPRLVEQRRQAAPELKRRLAALAEHSTAVRELFTRALARSNGKPGDPRSFDRLHGLLEAQAYRLAHWRVSAEEINYRRFFDVNELVGVRMENSRVFEATHRLLRRLLADGLIQGLRFDHPDGLFNPPQYFARTQMLYAASQCCGAVPCPPVGENGIEQGVAQVFGQHEWTGNLAPMYALVEKILGPGEDLPGEWRVDGTVGYEFANLVNGIFIQRRSARAFTNLYHRFTGISSDVDTLIYECKKLIMDTALSSEVAVLTHMLSEICARDRRARDFTLGTLEEAIVETIACFPVYRTYIDERGNISERDRGTIAEAIVRAKRRNPGLPAPLFDFLRDTLLLRINPAAHDYGDRLYFGLKFQQLTAPVMAKGLEDTACYVYNRFVSVNEVGGTPKAFGSLVEEFHRANLQRLERSPYSLLATSTHDTKRSEDVRARLNVLSEMPKQWSQVATRWRRMNDSKKPVLSDGLSAPDPNEEYLLYQTLVGTLPFLLDEHSEKYAARIQQYMAKALHEAKVNLSWINPNPEYVEAVDEFIARLLAPGTAARPNRFREELERFTAPVAFFGALNSLAQTLLKLTAPGVPDLYQGQELFDFSLVDPDNRRAVDFTTRQRDLSELTQRSSATVAELPEDLLRGYHDGRAKLWTTMRALAFRRDHKELFSAGAYRPLYGSVEKVEHLIAFLRTHEKDSALVAVPRFSHTLMRGEMRAPLGDDWGAAELALPPGAAPEFENVLTGEIVRQSPARSLLCRELFARFPVALLRGW
- a CDS encoding hemerythrin domain-containing protein, with the protein product MRRDPALIPLSQQHHDALALCVYIERAHKSGHLDLQHWNREVAAAWQAEIRWHFQSEEELVFPAAQRLDGLQILVAELLSDHAQLRAWFIAAGSSQLSSGDLLRFRQLLHDHVRKEERELFEPMQSTLPAAELATIGAALQAFFERHTGGPACALRHPQPQSHT
- a CDS encoding 3-hydroxyacyl-CoA dehydrogenase NAD-binding domain-containing protein, which encodes MAEVGTVSVIGAGIMGRGIAHAAALGGYRTILEDILPASLRKAESEIRANLDKAVELGKVSQQDADAAFGRIEYAGSVEEAARAADLVIEAVPEELESKIEIFTLLDKVCAPNTILATNTSSLSVTEIASVTYRAKRCVGMHFFNPVHKMKLLEIVRALETDDETVEAAVHVGRRMGKDVVVIKEAPGFITSRINAMIGNEAFYMLQEGVASASDIDKALKLGLNHPMGPFELVDLVGLDTRLHILEYLHRSLGEKFRPCPLLVQYVKAGRLGRKSGRGVYDYPEAAKPAAK
- a CDS encoding ABC transporter permease, which encodes MRALIDIFGQTLRTLWAHKLRSFLTMFGIAWGVFSLLLLVGLGEGFRTGNQKQMATIGENIMFFFGGRIPAAEGSHTASRTYQPTYQDYLSIKNQAHEVAEVAPILNRGDIRVIYESQSTNGQVFGVTSNYNHIRFMPVDNGRWLNESDDADQHYVAVLGAEMYKNLFAGKPALGQVVTLNGYRFTVIGTVKKMRGESSATDMRVFIPFSVMHEHFPLKDAQKADSITYINYQPKDPNRHLEARHEVRVLVGANHGVIDPSVDDYWFDWDTIDQLQTIGKIFDAMNSFLGSVGLVTLVLGAIGVINIMLVAVTERTREIGLRKALGATNRSILMQFFIEGAFLTTLSGGFGIFVAWLIMTLLSQLPAPPGFDPPTLVPSSAAIALLSLSLAGVIAGLYPARKAALLTPVEALRQEQ